A single genomic interval of Oreochromis aureus strain Israel breed Guangdong linkage group 12, ZZ_aureus, whole genome shotgun sequence harbors:
- the LOC116321107 gene encoding cytochrome b ascorbate-dependent protein 3 isoform X1 encodes MQQCGPSSPSCSTSDRLPLCSLNTAARGSETSAEPQKREPADLSRMRPIVIFYGFYLLCFVLGVACVVCVCLWNSKWRGGFAWDGSSLQFNWHPVLMVTGLVVLYGNGAVLYRIPLTWGQNKLPWKLLHAALMLLALVLSIVGLCAVFDFHNAQNTPNLYSIHSWIGIAATALFAMQWVAGMAGFLLPCSPISLRKRLKPMHVWLGGSILTLSIAACISGINEKLFFVLKGINMTQPYSALPPEALLGNSLGVLIVAFGLVVLKILSTREWQRPDSRPEDMAYTPLLQEENE; translated from the exons ATGCAGCAGTGCGGCCCTTCATCTCCCAGCTGCTCCACCTCTGACCGCCTCCCCCTCTGTTCCCTCAACACAGCTGCACGTGGAAGTGAGACTTCGGCTGAACCGCAGAAACGCGAA CCTGCAGATCTCTCCAGGATGAGACCCATCGTGATTTTCTATGGATTCTACCTGCTGTGCTTTGTCCTGGGTGTGGCCTGCGTGGTGTGCGTGTGCCTGTGGAACAGCAAGTGGCGCGGCGGCTTTGCCTGGGATGGCTCGTCGCTTCAGTTCAACTGGCACCCCGTCCTGATGGTGACGGGTCTGGTGGTGCTGTATGGCAACG GAGCTGTGTTGTACCGCATCCCTCTGACCTGGGGTCAGAATAAACTCCCGTGGAAGCTCCTTCATGCGGCACTGATGCTCCTCGCCCTGGTGCTGTCGATCGTGGggctgtgtgctgtgtttgaCTTTCACAACGCCCAAAATACACCCAACCTCTACTCCATACACAGCTGGATCGGAATCGCAGCAACAGCTCTTTTCGCAATGCAG TGGGTGGCGGGTATGGCAGGTTTCCTCCTTCCCTGCTCCCCCATATCTTTACGTAAACGCCTGAAACCCATGCATGTGTGGTTGGGAGGCAGCATACTGACGCTCAGCATCGCTGCCTGCATCTCTGGCATCAACGAGAAACTCTTCTTTGTTCT GAAAGGAATCAATATGACTCAGCCATACTCTGCCCTTCCACCTGAGGCTTTGTTGGGAAATTCATTAGGGGTTTTGATCGTAGCATTTGGCCTGGTTGTCCTCAAGATTCTGTCCACCCGAGAATGGCAGAGACCAGACTCCAGGCCTGAGGATATGGCCTACACG CCTTTGCTtcaagaagaaaatgaatga
- the LOC116321107 gene encoding cytochrome b ascorbate-dependent protein 3 isoform X2: MRPIVIFYGFYLLCFVLGVACVVCVCLWNSKWRGGFAWDGSSLQFNWHPVLMVTGLVVLYGNGAVLYRIPLTWGQNKLPWKLLHAALMLLALVLSIVGLCAVFDFHNAQNTPNLYSIHSWIGIAATALFAMQWVAGMAGFLLPCSPISLRKRLKPMHVWLGGSILTLSIAACISGINEKLFFVLKGINMTQPYSALPPEALLGNSLGVLIVAFGLVVLKILSTREWQRPDSRPEDMAYTPLLQEENE, from the exons ATGAGACCCATCGTGATTTTCTATGGATTCTACCTGCTGTGCTTTGTCCTGGGTGTGGCCTGCGTGGTGTGCGTGTGCCTGTGGAACAGCAAGTGGCGCGGCGGCTTTGCCTGGGATGGCTCGTCGCTTCAGTTCAACTGGCACCCCGTCCTGATGGTGACGGGTCTGGTGGTGCTGTATGGCAACG GAGCTGTGTTGTACCGCATCCCTCTGACCTGGGGTCAGAATAAACTCCCGTGGAAGCTCCTTCATGCGGCACTGATGCTCCTCGCCCTGGTGCTGTCGATCGTGGggctgtgtgctgtgtttgaCTTTCACAACGCCCAAAATACACCCAACCTCTACTCCATACACAGCTGGATCGGAATCGCAGCAACAGCTCTTTTCGCAATGCAG TGGGTGGCGGGTATGGCAGGTTTCCTCCTTCCCTGCTCCCCCATATCTTTACGTAAACGCCTGAAACCCATGCATGTGTGGTTGGGAGGCAGCATACTGACGCTCAGCATCGCTGCCTGCATCTCTGGCATCAACGAGAAACTCTTCTTTGTTCT GAAAGGAATCAATATGACTCAGCCATACTCTGCCCTTCCACCTGAGGCTTTGTTGGGAAATTCATTAGGGGTTTTGATCGTAGCATTTGGCCTGGTTGTCCTCAAGATTCTGTCCACCCGAGAATGGCAGAGACCAGACTCCAGGCCTGAGGATATGGCCTACACG CCTTTGCTtcaagaagaaaatgaatga